AGGCCGCGCTCGTCACGGCGCCTCGAGCCGTGCGGAGCCGAGGCGGTCGAGCGCCTGCTCCAGTGTCGCCTCGTCCTTGCAGAAGGCGAACCGGACGAGATCGGCTCCGTCCCGCTTGTGGTGGAAGAAGGCGGACGGCGGGATGGCGGCAACGCCGGCGTGCTCGATGAGGTGCTTCACGAAGGCGACGTCGTCGGAAAAGCCGAAGCGGGTGTGGTCGGCGAGCATGAAGTACGTCCCTTGTGGCAAGTGGACGTCGAACCCCAATCCGGCCAGGCCCTTCGCCAGCAGGTCGCGGCGCGATCGATATGCGGACTCGAGCTCGACGAAGTACTCGGCGGGCGCATGGAGAGCGGCCACGGCGCCGTGCTGCAGAGGGGTAGCCGTCGCGAACGTGAGGAACTGGTGAGCAGCTCGCACCCCGGCGGTGAGGTGCGACGGCGCCACTGCCCACCCGACCTTCCAACCGGTGAGCGAGAACGTCTTGCCGAGCGACGAGAGGGTTACGGTCCGCTCCCACATGCCGTCCAGGGTCGCGATGGACACGTGGGGGCCGTCGAAGACCATGTGCTCGTAGACCTCGTCTGCGATGGCGATGACGTCGTACTCGTGGCACAGGTCGGCGACCAGGGAGAGCTCGTCCCTGGAGAAGACCCTTCCAGACGGATTGTGGGGTGTGTTCACCACGACGGCCTTCGTCCGCGGCCCGAAGGCGGCCCGCAGGTCTGCCTCCTCGAGGCGGTAATCCGGAGGGCGCAGCGTCACGTAGCGAGGCGTCGCACCGGCGAGCGCGGCGTCGACGGGATAGGCGTCGTAGGTCGGCTCGATCAGGACGACCTCGTCGTCCTGTTCAACGAGACCGAGAAAGCAGGCGGCCAGCGCCTCGGTGCAGCCGGATGTCACGGTGACGTGGGCGAGCGGATCGACCGGGATCGCCCGGTCGGACGTGAACCGGGCGGCGATGGCGTCGACCAGCTCGATGATGCCGGAGCTGCGGGCGTACTGGCCGTGCCCCTCTCCGATCGCCTCGGCGGCTGCCCGCTTGACGAACTCCGGGCCGTCGAAGTTCGGGTAACCCTGGCCGAGGTTGATGGCGGCATGTCGCGTTGCCAGCGCAGTGATCTCGGCGAAGATCGTCTCCCCGAACGGCGCCAACCTGGACGTGACCATGACGGTCAAGCGTAGGTGACCGTCGACACAGTGGCGTCCCGTGGGAACCTCGAGCGTATGGTCTACCGTTTCATGGCACAGACGAGCGACCTGTGGGAGTGACAGTTGCCTCTAGGTGGTTTCAGGACACGACGCGCACGTGCCGATACAGACAGCGTGTTGGGCTTGCGGCTCCTCCAGGGTTTCGTCTTCGTTCTCGTCGTGATCAGCGGGACGGGCTGGTCGATCGCCAACGCGGTCCCGCTGCGGCCTTCCTCGTGGCACGGGCCCGGTGTGCCCGCATCGTTCGTTCCGAGCCAGACAACGGTCCGGGCGGCCGTCCCCAGCCTCATCGGCTATCTGATCCCCCGGAACCCTGCTGCGATCCCGCAGCATCGCCCCCCGACCGTCGAACAGATGGTCGACGCCTGGCACGGCTACGAACCCCCTCCGCCGGTACCGGCGATCGAGGCTGCCGTCAGCTACGACGAGCCCAAGCGGCCGATCGCGGACGTTCTCGTCCTGCCGAGACCTCCGGTTGCGATGGTCGTCCTCGGCGGCCTCGAGCTGCATGACGACCCGCTCTCTCCGTACCGCTTCGACATCGACGAGGAAGCACGAGTGGTCGCCGTCACGGTCGAAGGGGACTCAGGGGTCGCCTTCGAGATCGACTACCGAGACGGTCCGAACGACGCTCATCGCACAGGCATCGCCCCCGTCTTCGACGGGCTTCGGTTCGAGAGCCAGCTCGAGAAGCATCGAGGCGAGCGAACCTATCCGCTCGTCACCCCGACGCTCGACGCCGGCAGGGTGACCGAGACCTTCATCACCAACGAGGACGGCCGGGTGTTCGTTCGGTACGTCACCGGGCCGTACACCAACCTGGTTTCAGGCGACGCCGACGACGGGAACACGTACCTCGATGCGGTCCTCACGATCGAGGATGGTGTGGTGGCCATGGAGCTCGACGGTCTCTACTACATCCGGCCTTCTGCGCACGGCACGAGCTACTCCGTGCGAGGCCGCAACGGCGCCGAGGGAGCAGTCGTGGACGAAGACACCGCTCCGTTCACCAGGTACATCGCAGATCCGAAGCGCATCGACGTCGAGGACGGCGCCTTCGGCTACTACAGGATCAGGACGGACGCGGCGTGGCTCCAGGTGCAATGGCCCGGATACGGCTCGGCATTCGAGTTCGACTTCGACCACACGTACAAGGACAAGCAGCAGCTCTCGGTGCTGACGAGGATCGTGTTCGCGCCGGTCGTCGACGACAAGGGGAGCGCCGACCCCGAGGACGCCTGAGCGGTCAGCGCCGCGGTCGCCGCGGTGAGAGCAGTCCGGCGAAGAAGGTGGGGAGCACCCATTCGACCAGGTGCCGTGCGTCGACGATCGCGATGGAGCCGATGACGCCGACGAGTCCCCAGAACCCGGCGGTGGCGTCGCGCAACGCCACCGCCAGGAATGGCCCGTACGCCACGGCCTGCAGCGCCATGGCGCCGGCCGGATTGCCGGCGTAGAGGAACCAGATGGTCGCCGCGCCGCCGGCGGCGGCGAATGCCGGGCCCGGGACGTATCCGGCTGCGATGAGCCCGGTGAGCAGGCCGGCGCCGACCGCCGCGTCGAAGTGGAGATCCCATCTGCCGA
The nucleotide sequence above comes from Acidimicrobiia bacterium. Encoded proteins:
- a CDS encoding aminotransferase class I/II-fold pyridoxal phosphate-dependent enzyme; amino-acid sequence: MVTSRLAPFGETIFAEITALATRHAAINLGQGYPNFDGPEFVKRAAAEAIGEGHGQYARSSGIIELVDAIAARFTSDRAIPVDPLAHVTVTSGCTEALAACFLGLVEQDDEVVLIEPTYDAYPVDAALAGATPRYVTLRPPDYRLEEADLRAAFGPRTKAVVVNTPHNPSGRVFSRDELSLVADLCHEYDVIAIADEVYEHMVFDGPHVSIATLDGMWERTVTLSSLGKTFSLTGWKVGWAVAPSHLTAGVRAAHQFLTFATATPLQHGAVAALHAPAEYFVELESAYRSRRDLLAKGLAGLGFDVHLPQGTYFMLADHTRFGFSDDVAFVKHLIEHAGVAAIPPSAFFHHKRDGADLVRFAFCKDEATLEQALDRLGSARLEAP
- a CDS encoding CDP-alcohol phosphatidyltransferase family protein, encoding MDPPVKPRDATAVAADALTALRGLIAVALVIAVGSRHPMSGAALLGLAWLTDVSDGRVARRSATATRLGRWDLHFDAAVGAGLLTGLIAAGYVPGPAFAAAGGAATIWFLYAGNPAGAMALQAVAYGPFLAVALRDATAGFWGLVGVIGSIAIVDARHLVEWVLPTFFAGLLSPRRPRR